Genomic window (Prosthecochloris aestuarii DSM 271):
CTCATCGTGAAGTTTTTCCGGTTTGTCAAGGGAGATTACTGGGTTGTCGATCTCGCCGACGACTACTCCTGGGCTGCAGTGTCGACCCCGACCGCTGGAAGCCTCTGGATACTGAGCCGCACGCCGTATATGGAAGAAGCGCTTTACGACTCAATCCTGGATCGTTTGAGGCAGAAAGAGCTTGATACCCAACGTCTTGTGAAAACCCCGCAGAAAGTGTGAGCGAAAGAGAGGAGGTTCCGGTTTTTTGTTGTTCGTTTAAACGCATCCTGATATCTTAATCCTCTGCTCAATGAGCAAAAGGAGTATCGAAGAACCTTATACAGCGCACACGACAACGTTTTTATGGACGCATTTTGGCTTTCTCTGGTTATGATTTTTATAGCGGAGCTGGGGGATAAATCCCAGCTTTTAGCGCTCAGCCTCGCGACATGCTACAATACAAAAGTTGTCCTCTGGGGTATTTTCTTCTCAACGCTGGCTGTCCATGTGTTCTCTTCAGCGATCGGGTCGTTTATGGGCGGTCTGCTGCCGACCGACTGGATCATGTTCGTTGCCGGTTTATCGTTTATTGCCTATGGTTTCTGGACGTTGCGCGGTGATGCTCTCGATGATGAAGATGCTTCCTGTAAACGTACGATTCATCCGTTCTGGCTTGTTTTTACGACCTTTTTCATGGCAGAACTTGGCGACAAGACAATGCTGGGCACCGTCAGCCTTGCGACAACGAATCCGTTTCTGCCAGTCTGGATCGGCTCCACGTTAGGTATGGTCATCTCCGATGCCCTTGCAATAGGTGTCGGTAAAATCCTCGGTAAAAACCTTCCGGAGCAGACGGTTAAAGTCGGCGCCGGAATGATCTTTTTTGTGTTCGGAGGGTTGACGATGTATGAAGGAGGCAAAGGATTCAGTCCGGTCGTATGGGCTTCGGCGGGTGCCGTTATTGTCCTCATGGGAGTACTGTTTCTCAGGCATCGTCAATCGCAGGTCTGATTATGATGGTTCGGCTGCCGGTTTTTCAGAGCTCGCATGCCGG
Coding sequences:
- a CDS encoding TMEM165/GDT1 family protein, with product MDAFWLSLVMIFIAELGDKSQLLALSLATCYNTKVVLWGIFFSTLAVHVFSSAIGSFMGGLLPTDWIMFVAGLSFIAYGFWTLRGDALDDEDASCKRTIHPFWLVFTTFFMAELGDKTMLGTVSLATTNPFLPVWIGSTLGMVISDALAIGVGKILGKNLPEQTVKVGAGMIFFVFGGLTMYEGGKGFSPVVWASAGAVIVLMGVLFLRHRQSQV